In the Colias croceus chromosome 25, ilColCroc2.1 genome, GATATTTAGTAGCGCGATGGGTCTGAAGTTTTCAGGGATGTCGACTGGCCCACCTTTATGGATGGGGGTTACGGCTGCAATTTTCCAGCAATCAGGGAATGAGCCTGTACTTAAACTCAGGTTAAATATGTAGGAAAGAGGTTTAGCGATAAAAGgccttatttttttcaataagcGTGCCGTAATGCCGTCAGGTCCAGGCGAGCTATCGGTTTTAATCTGTGAGAGATATTTGTCGACTTCGGATTCATCAGTAGGGAGGAAGAAAAAAGAGTTTATCGACGGGGTGGCCAGTGAGTGATTGTTTGTGAGTGTTTGTTCTGTTGCAGAGAGCCTGTTTAAGATTGTATTAGAGAGATTTTTGCCAACTGTCGTAAAATAGTGGTTGAGTGAATTTAGTGTGTTGTTCTGTGTGTCATGAGCTAGTTTTATCGGGTCATTTTTGTGTGCGGAAGGATGTATGATAGATTTAAGTGTATTCCAGAGTTTTTTTGGGTTATGCTTGGTGTCCTCTATTTGCTTGCTATAGTACTCGGTCTTTAGTGTGAATAGAAGCTTGTTGCAAACATTTCTGTATTTCTTGTAAGTGAGACGCCTATTTTCATCGTAGGGATGTTTTTTGGTGAGACTGTGCAGTTTATCTCTACGTTTTATGCATTTGATAAGATTCGGAGTTATCCAGGGTTTTATGTTAAGCTTTTTACGACTTATGTGTACTTTTTTTGAGTGTTTATcaataatgtttaatattaaagttgtGAATATACTGACTGCTGTATTAAGATAGCTGCATGAAAGTACGTTTGACCACGTTAAATTACTGATGTCATTAGTAACCGCAGTCTCGTCGATAAAAAATTTCCATCGAATACGAGGAGAGGAGCTCTCTTTATGATTGATTGTAGTTGCAGCAATAGCGATGTCGTGGTCTGTTATAGAGCTTTTATATACAGCACCAGTTTGTCCAAAGggtgatttaataaatatgtgatCCAAGCATGCATTCTCTCTAGTGGGAGCGTTTATGACTGGAACAAGCCCATGCGATGCCATGACATTCAGGTAGTCGTTTCGTTTGTTATGAGCCGGATTATCCCCTGCAACCATTACTGTTTGGTATCTTCTTAATGTACTCAAATTTTCGTCTAGAGAGAATAAGAACCTATCTATGTTTGAGTAAGAAGGAGAACGATATAGCCCTAGGAGAACGGTATTTGTGTCAATTTGAATGAGGAGACTATCTGAGTCAGTTATGTTTGTAGGTGCTGTGCTGACGCAGGATTTTCGGCTGCGTCGCACAGTCACATAGCGTCGCCCCTCAGTTGTCCCATAGCTCGCGCCACCGACCCACGTTTTGTAGttagtgaatataaataatatatttttgtgtaatttagaagaaatataaaatttaattggccgctatctttaatttcatctccCTACACACAGCTACACTAAATTGGTGACCCCGACGTGATCTCGACCGGCGTGATATATCGACGTGAGTGTGTAGTAGGgagaataaatattcaaaattaatatataaatatatatatacggaCAACTCAAGAAGAAACTACAGGGCGGTGGCAgcggtaaaatttaaataactaaaatttaataacacataaaagtacatataaaaattaaatatcaccATGGAACCGGTTAAAGAAGAATTTGCAAGTTTATCGTCAGTCTCCATTACGTCCCGCATCCCAGAtttttggaagaaatcgcCGAAAATATGGTTTATTCAAACGGAGGCAGTTTTAACGCCACAGAAAATGTCAGATGAAGCGAAATACCAAATagtaatttctaaattaacgCCAGAAGTCATCGACCAAGTCACGGACATTTTAATTAGCCCGCCGGAGAcaggaaaatatgaaaaattaaaaagaagattattacaaatttttgaagAATCGGAAGAtcgacaaataaaaaaattaattggcGAAATGGAATTGGGTGATCAAAAACCGTCACAATTAATGAGGAAAATGCAAGATTTGGCGCGTGGACGAGTAACAACAGAAACACTTCTAGTTTTATGGCAAAATTTATTACCGCCGGCAATAAGAGCTGTGTTAGCCGTATCCGAGAGTAAAAGTGAAGATATTTTGGCATCAATAGCAGATAAAGTTATGGAGAGCATGACACCCTTAAACTCGGTATCAGCAGTTCAACAGTCCAGTTTAAGCAACAGtccagaaaataatttgattagtgagatagaaaaattaaataatcgaCTGAGAAGATTGGAAACAAGAAATAATTCATCAAATTTTAGAACGAGGTCACGATCCAGGTCAAGAGGTAGATTTCAACCTAATCAAAGGCATAATCCCAATTGGCTTTGTAAATAccattacaaatataaaaacaaagcgACGAAATGTGTGAAACCGTGCAACTGGAAACCTAGTCAGCGTGAGAAACCAGCGGAAAACTAGCATCGGTGCAGCCAGCGACGGGTGCCTGCGACCGAGTCTACAGAAATAACCGTCTCAGTGTTTTGGACAGAAATTCAGGACTAAACTTTTTAGTTGATAGTGGTGC is a window encoding:
- the LOC123703208 gene encoding uncharacterized protein LOC123703208, whose protein sequence is MEPVKEEFASLSSVSITSRIPDFWKKSPKIWFIQTEAVLTPQKMSDEAKYQIVISKLTPEVIDQVTDILISPPETGKYEKLKRRLLQIFEESEDRQIKKLIGEMELGDQKPSQLMRKMQDLARGRVTTETLLVLWQNLLPPAIRAVLAVSESKSEDILASIADKVMESMTPLNSVSAVQQSSLSNSPENNLISEIEKLNNRLRRLETRNNSSNFRTRSRSRSRGRFQPNQRHNPNWLCKYHYKYKNKATKCVKPCNWKPSQREKPAEN